A portion of the Bacteroides faecium genome contains these proteins:
- a CDS encoding TonB-dependent receptor, whose product MKKYLLVLVGLYCVLSYASAEHPDYPELKKSDANIIGHVLDKKTKEHLPYITIALKGTTIGTVTDATGHYFLKNLPEGNFILEVSSVGYKTVTRNVTLKKGKTLEEDFEIEEDAIALDGVVVSANRSETTRRLAPTLVNVVDLKLFETTNSSTLSQGLNFQPGVRVETNCQNCGFQQVRINGLDGPYTQILIDSRPVFSALSGVYGLEQIPASMIERVEVMRGGGSALFGSSAIAGTINIITKEPLRNSGQLSHTITSLGGSSSFDNNTSLNASLVTDDHRAGLYIFGQNRHRSGYDYDGDGFTELPKLKNQTVGFRSYLKTSTYSKLTFEYHHMQEFRRGGDMLDRPPHEAHIAEQLQHSIDGGSLKFDYFSPDEKNRLSIFASAANTDRDSYYGPGNDPLKAYGKTTDLTAMGGAQYVHTFDKCFFMPSDLTAGLEYNRDRLKDNMWGYDRHTDQTVNIYSAFLQNEWKNDRWGILIGGRLDKHNMVDNVIFSPRANLRFNPTQNINLRLSYSSGFRAPQAFDEDMHIENVGGTVAMIERAKNLKEEKSQSFSASADMYHRFGVFQTNFLIEGFYTRLTDVFVLGEPYDRGDGILVKTRSNGPGAKVMGLTLEGKVAYLSILQIQAGLTLQRSRYDEPHKWHDDAPAEKKIFRTPDTYGYFTATYTPIKPLSIALSGTYTGRMLVQRMDITAENAELGAMPERKAEAIRTPRFFDLGVKLAYDFKLYKTVDLQLNGGVQNLFESYQKDFDRGANRDSGYIYGPSLPRSFFAGVKISY is encoded by the coding sequence ATGAAGAAATATCTTTTAGTCCTGGTCGGCCTGTATTGTGTCCTGTCATACGCATCGGCTGAACATCCGGACTACCCTGAACTGAAAAAATCCGATGCGAACATCATAGGCCATGTACTGGATAAGAAAACGAAAGAGCACCTTCCTTACATCACCATTGCACTGAAAGGAACAACGATAGGAACCGTGACCGACGCTACCGGACATTATTTTTTGAAGAATTTGCCGGAAGGTAACTTTATACTGGAGGTTAGCTCGGTCGGCTACAAGACCGTGACCCGCAATGTGACTCTGAAAAAAGGAAAGACACTGGAAGAAGATTTTGAAATAGAAGAGGACGCGATTGCTTTGGATGGGGTAGTGGTTTCCGCCAACCGGAGTGAAACGACGCGTCGTTTGGCTCCTACTTTGGTAAATGTCGTCGATCTGAAGCTATTTGAAACGACTAACTCTTCCACTTTATCGCAAGGGCTGAACTTTCAACCCGGTGTACGTGTAGAGACAAACTGCCAGAATTGTGGCTTCCAGCAAGTTCGCATCAATGGATTGGACGGACCGTATACGCAGATTTTGATAGATTCCCGTCCCGTATTCAGTGCCCTTTCCGGAGTGTATGGCTTGGAACAGATTCCCGCCAGCATGATTGAACGCGTAGAAGTGATGCGTGGGGGAGGTTCCGCCTTGTTCGGCTCTTCCGCTATCGCGGGGACAATCAATATCATCACCAAAGAACCTTTGCGTAATTCCGGTCAGCTATCGCATACCATCACTTCCTTAGGCGGAAGTTCCTCATTCGATAACAATACCTCCCTGAATGCTTCATTAGTGACGGACGATCATCGTGCCGGACTGTATATCTTTGGTCAGAACCGTCACCGGTCCGGATATGATTATGACGGAGACGGATTCACCGAACTACCTAAATTGAAGAATCAGACAGTGGGCTTCCGCTCTTATCTGAAAACAAGCACTTACTCCAAACTAACCTTCGAATATCACCACATGCAGGAATTCCGTCGGGGAGGGGATATGTTGGACCGTCCTCCTCACGAAGCCCATATTGCAGAGCAGTTGCAACATTCGATTGATGGTGGAAGTTTGAAGTTCGATTATTTCTCGCCAGATGAAAAGAACCGTCTAAGTATCTTTGCGTCAGCCGCCAATACAGATCGGGACAGTTATTACGGACCGGGTAACGATCCTCTGAAAGCCTATGGAAAAACAACGGATTTAACCGCTATGGGCGGCGCGCAGTATGTACATACGTTTGATAAGTGTTTTTTTATGCCTTCTGACCTCACGGCAGGACTTGAATATAACCGTGATCGTCTGAAAGATAATATGTGGGGATATGACCGCCACACGGATCAGACGGTAAATATTTACAGTGCTTTTCTGCAGAACGAGTGGAAGAACGACCGTTGGGGCATTCTGATCGGTGGTCGTCTGGATAAGCATAACATGGTAGATAATGTCATCTTTAGCCCCCGTGCCAACTTGCGTTTCAACCCGACACAGAATATAAACCTGCGTTTGAGCTATTCATCCGGATTCCGTGCTCCGCAGGCTTTTGATGAAGATATGCATATTGAAAATGTGGGCGGAACAGTGGCAATGATTGAGCGTGCGAAGAACTTGAAAGAAGAGAAATCCCAAAGTTTCAGTGCGTCCGCAGATATGTATCACCGTTTCGGAGTATTCCAGACGAATTTCTTGATCGAGGGCTTTTATACAAGACTGACAGATGTCTTCGTGTTGGGCGAACCTTATGACCGTGGCGATGGGATATTGGTAAAAACACGCAGTAACGGTCCCGGCGCGAAAGTGATGGGGCTAACGCTGGAGGGCAAAGTGGCTTATCTTTCCATCTTGCAAATACAAGCGGGACTCACTTTGCAACGCAGCCGATACGATGAACCTCATAAATGGCATGACGACGCACCGGCAGAAAAGAAAATTTTCCGTACTCCCGATACATATGGTTACTTCACAGCTACTTATACTCCCATCAAACCTTTATCCATTGCCCTGTCAGGAACTTATACCGGGAGAATGTTAGTGCAACGCATGGATATCACCGCCGAGAACGCCGAACTGGGCGCAATGCCCGAACGAAAGGCGGAAGCCATCCGTACACCCCGTTTCTTCGATTTGGGAGTGAAACTGGCTTATGACTTCAAGCTATACAAAACAGTCGATTTGCAACTAAACGGCGGAGTTCAGAACCTCTTTGAGTCTTATCAGAAGGACTTTGATAGAGGAGCTAATCGGGATTCCGGCTATATTTACGGGCCTTCTCTGCCGAGAAGTTTCTTTGCCGGAGTGAAGATTAGCTATTAG
- a CDS encoding TonB-dependent receptor → MKKYIFSLVFLCCALLPALGGQAHEHPNHPELRKSDANIIGHILDKNTKEHLPYITVALKGTTIGTVTDATGHYFLKNLPEGNFVLEVSSVGYKTVRRNVTLKKGRTLEEDFEIEEDAVALDGVVVSANRNETTRRLAPTLVNVVDLKIFENTNSTTLAQGLSFQPGVRVESNCQNCGFQQVRINGLDGPYTQILLDSRPIFSALSGVYGIEQIPASMIERVEVMRGGGSALFGSSAIAGTINIITKEPIRNSGMLSHTITGIGDGDAFDNSTALNASLVTDDQRAGLYIFGQNRHRSAYDHDGDGYSEIPKIHGQTVGFRSFLKTSTYSKLTFEYHHMEEFRRGGDLLNRPPHEANVAEQTEHSINGGGVKFDYFSPNEKHRFNVFASAQHINRDSYYGPGDRDPLDAYGNTTDLNWMAGSQYVYSFGKCIFMPSDLTAGIEFNQDKLEDNMWGYNRTVDQKVNIGSAFLQNEWKNEHWGFLIGGRLDKHNLIDHVIFSPRANLRYNPTENINLRFSYSSGFRAPQAFDEDLHVENVGGNVAMVELADNLKEERSQSLSASADIYHRFGAFQVNFLVEGFYTKLSDVFALTDGEVVDGILTRTRYNAPGARVMGLTLEGKMAYLTKIQVQAGVTLQQSHYSEPHVWNPDAPAVKKMMRTPNTYGYFTATYTPIKPLSIALSGTYTGSMLVPHEPVPGFLENPITVNTKDFFDIGLKAAYDFKLYKSMNLQVNAGIQNIFNAYQDDFDKGADRDSGYIYGPSLPRSFFAGVKISY, encoded by the coding sequence ATGAAGAAATACATCTTTTCGCTTGTCTTCTTGTGCTGTGCACTGTTGCCTGCCCTCGGAGGACAAGCTCATGAACATCCCAATCATCCGGAATTGCGTAAGTCGGATGCCAATATTATCGGTCATATCCTTGATAAAAACACGAAAGAACATTTGCCATATATCACAGTGGCATTGAAAGGTACTACCATCGGAACCGTAACCGACGCGACCGGACATTACTTCCTGAAGAATCTTCCCGAAGGAAATTTTGTCCTCGAAGTGAGTTCTGTCGGCTATAAAACGGTAAGACGCAACGTGACACTGAAAAAAGGACGTACTTTGGAAGAGGATTTTGAAATAGAAGAAGACGCTGTGGCATTGGATGGTGTGGTAGTATCTGCCAACCGTAATGAAACCACCCGTCGCCTAGCTCCGACATTAGTCAACGTGGTTGATTTGAAAATCTTTGAGAATACCAACTCCACAACTTTGGCTCAGGGACTGAGCTTTCAGCCCGGAGTGCGTGTGGAATCCAACTGTCAGAACTGCGGCTTTCAGCAAGTACGTATCAATGGGCTGGACGGTCCTTATACACAAATCCTACTGGATTCACGCCCTATCTTTAGTGCTCTTTCCGGTGTATATGGCATCGAGCAGATTCCCGCCAGTATGATTGAACGTGTAGAGGTGATGCGTGGCGGTGGCTCGGCACTGTTCGGTTCGTCTGCTATTGCGGGCACAATCAATATCATCACCAAAGAGCCGATTCGCAACTCAGGCATGTTGTCTCATACGATAACGGGAATCGGTGACGGAGATGCTTTCGACAATAGTACTGCCCTGAATGCTTCATTGGTGACAGACGACCAACGTGCCGGTTTATATATCTTCGGACAGAACCGCCACCGTTCCGCCTACGACCACGACGGAGACGGATACTCTGAAATCCCCAAAATACATGGGCAGACAGTCGGTTTCCGTTCTTTCCTGAAAACAAGCACTTACTCCAAACTGACTTTCGAATATCACCATATGGAAGAATTCCGCAGGGGAGGAGACTTATTAAACCGTCCGCCTCACGAAGCAAATGTAGCTGAACAGACGGAACACTCGATTAATGGTGGAGGTGTGAAGTTCGACTATTTCTCACCAAATGAGAAACATCGTTTCAATGTGTTTGCATCTGCACAGCATATCAATCGCGACAGCTATTATGGTCCAGGTGACAGAGACCCTTTGGATGCTTACGGAAACACCACTGACTTGAACTGGATGGCAGGCTCACAGTATGTCTACAGCTTCGGCAAATGCATCTTCATGCCTTCCGACCTGACTGCCGGAATAGAGTTCAATCAGGACAAACTGGAAGATAACATGTGGGGATACAACCGCACGGTAGACCAAAAAGTAAATATCGGTAGTGCTTTCCTTCAGAATGAATGGAAGAATGAGCATTGGGGATTCCTGATTGGCGGTCGTCTGGATAAACATAACCTGATTGACCATGTGATATTCAGTCCGCGTGCCAATCTGCGTTATAATCCGACGGAAAATATCAATCTTCGTTTCAGCTACTCATCCGGCTTCCGTGCTCCGCAGGCTTTCGATGAGGATTTGCATGTGGAGAATGTAGGCGGTAATGTGGCGATGGTTGAACTGGCCGATAATCTGAAAGAAGAAAGATCACAGAGCTTGAGTGCTTCGGCAGATATTTATCATCGTTTTGGTGCGTTTCAGGTTAACTTCCTGGTAGAAGGATTTTATACAAAGTTATCAGATGTATTTGCCCTTACCGACGGAGAGGTAGTGGATGGAATCCTGACACGTACACGCTACAATGCACCGGGAGCCCGTGTAATGGGACTGACATTGGAAGGAAAGATGGCATATCTGACTAAAATCCAGGTTCAGGCGGGAGTCACTCTGCAACAGAGTCATTACAGCGAACCGCATGTATGGAATCCAGACGCTCCGGCTGTGAAGAAAATGATGCGTACACCGAATACTTACGGCTATTTTACGGCAACTTATACCCCGATAAAACCATTATCCATCGCCCTTTCGGGCACCTATACCGGTTCGATGCTGGTTCCTCACGAACCCGTTCCGGGATTCCTTGAAAATCCGATAACGGTGAATACCAAAGACTTCTTCGACATCGGTTTGAAAGCTGCTTATGACTTCAAACTTTACAAGTCGATGAACCTCCAGGTGAATGCCGGCATACAGAATATTTTCAATGCCTATCAGGACGACTTCGACAAAGGAGCTGACCGTGACTCCGGCTATATCTATGGTCCGTCACTTCCGAGAAGCTTCTTTGCCGGGGTGAAGATCAGTTATTAA
- a CDS encoding aspartate:alanine exchanger family transporter, translating into MFTDLLHSSYFSLFLIVALGFMLGRIKIKGLSLDVSAVIFIALLFGHFGVIIPKELGNFGLVLFIFTIGIQAGPGFFDSFRSKGKTLILITMLIICSACLTAVGLKYAFDIDTPSVVGLIAGALTSTPGLAVAIDSTHSSLASIAYGIAYPFGVIGVILFVKLLPKIMRVDLDKEARRLEIERRGQFPELTTCIYRITNSNVFNRSLMQINARGMTGAVISRLKHSDEISIPTASTVLHEGDYIQAVGSEESLNQLAVLVGEREEGELPLDKTQEIESLLLTKKDMINKQLGDLNLQKNFGCTVTRVRRSGIDLSPSPDLALKFGDKLMVVGEKEGLKGVARLLGNNAKKLSDTDFFPIAMGIVLGVLFGKINISFSESLSFSPGLTGGVLMVALVLSAIGKTGPIIWSMSGPANQLLRQLGLLLFLAEVGTSAGKNLVATFQESGLLMFGVGAAITLVPMLVAAIVGHFVFKISLLDLLGTITGGMTSTPGLAAADSMVDSNIPSVAYATVYPIAMVFLILFIQVIASAVY; encoded by the coding sequence ATGTTTACTGACTTGTTGCACTCCTCTTATTTCTCCCTTTTCCTGATTGTCGCGTTGGGATTTATGCTGGGAAGAATTAAAATTAAGGGGTTATCTCTCGATGTGTCGGCGGTAATCTTTATCGCGCTTCTTTTCGGGCACTTTGGCGTCATCATTCCCAAAGAACTGGGAAATTTCGGTTTGGTACTTTTTATTTTTACCATTGGTATTCAGGCAGGGCCCGGATTCTTCGATTCTTTCCGCAGCAAGGGAAAGACGTTGATTCTCATTACCATGCTTATCATCTGTTCCGCCTGTCTCACGGCAGTGGGATTGAAGTATGCGTTCGACATCGACACTCCCAGTGTGGTAGGTCTGATTGCCGGAGCATTGACCAGTACACCGGGTTTGGCAGTCGCTATCGACAGCACACATTCATCTTTGGCTTCCATCGCTTACGGTATCGCATATCCGTTTGGAGTTATCGGTGTGATTTTGTTTGTCAAACTGCTGCCTAAAATCATGCGGGTGGACTTGGATAAGGAAGCACGTCGCCTGGAGATAGAACGCCGCGGACAATTCCCGGAATTGACTACCTGCATCTATCGTATCACCAATTCAAACGTATTCAACCGTAGCCTGATGCAGATTAACGCACGTGGTATGACGGGAGCTGTTATTTCCCGTCTGAAACATAGTGACGAAATATCTATTCCTACCGCCTCTACTGTGTTGCACGAAGGAGATTATATCCAGGCAGTAGGTAGCGAAGAATCACTCAATCAGCTTGCTGTATTGGTAGGCGAACGCGAAGAGGGTGAACTTCCTTTGGACAAAACACAGGAAATAGAATCCCTGTTGCTGACCAAAAAGGATATGATAAACAAGCAACTGGGAGACTTGAACTTACAGAAAAACTTCGGTTGCACAGTGACCCGTGTCCGTCGAAGCGGTATCGACCTGTCCCCATCGCCAGATTTGGCATTGAAATTCGGTGATAAACTGATGGTTGTGGGAGAGAAAGAAGGACTTAAAGGCGTAGCCCGTCTGTTGGGAAACAATGCAAAGAAACTGTCCGACACAGACTTCTTCCCGATTGCAATGGGTATTGTGCTGGGAGTATTGTTCGGCAAAATAAATATCTCTTTCTCTGAAAGCCTGTCATTCTCGCCGGGATTGACGGGGGGAGTCCTGATGGTAGCTCTCGTACTGAGTGCAATCGGTAAGACAGGACCTATCATCTGGTCTATGTCAGGGCCGGCGAATCAGTTACTGCGCCAATTAGGTCTGCTTCTTTTTCTTGCCGAAGTAGGAACTTCCGCCGGAAAGAATCTCGTAGCCACTTTCCAGGAAAGCGGATTATTGATGTTCGGAGTAGGAGCTGCCATTACGTTGGTGCCGATGCTTGTTGCAGCCATTGTAGGACACTTTGTATTTAAAATCAGCTTGCTTGATTTGCTGGGAACCATTACCGGTGGTATGACCAGTACACCCGGTCTGGCTGCTGCCGATTCGATGGTAGACAGTAATATCCCCAGTGTGGCATACGCAACCGTTTATCCGATTGCTATGGTATTCCTGATTCTCTTTATACAAGTGATAGCGTCAGCCGTATATTAA
- a CDS encoding cation diffusion facilitator family transporter, producing MEPHHHHEHNHRLTSLNKAFIIGIALNIAFVIVEFGVGFYYNSLSLLSDAGHNLGDVASLVLAMLAFRLERVHPNSRYTYGYKKSTVLVSLLNAVILLVAVGIIIAESIDKLFHPVSVDGSAIAWTAGVGVIINALTAWLFMKDKDKDLNVKGAYLHMAADALVSVGVVVSGIIIMHTGWSIIDPIIGLVIAVIIIISTWGLLRDSLRLSLDGVPVGIDAQKIQQLIMEQPGVENCHHLHIWALSTTETALTAHIVIDNVTQMEEIKHHIKEALEGAGIHHATLEFENEEATCKMECCAD from the coding sequence ATGGAACCTCATCATCATCACGAACATAATCATCGGTTGACATCGCTCAATAAAGCCTTTATTATAGGTATCGCTCTGAATATTGCTTTCGTCATAGTAGAATTCGGAGTCGGGTTTTATTATAATTCCCTCAGTCTGCTTTCCGATGCCGGGCATAACTTGGGCGATGTAGCAAGTCTTGTACTTGCCATGCTGGCTTTCCGGCTGGAAAGAGTTCACCCCAATAGCCGCTACACTTACGGATATAAGAAGAGCACCGTGCTTGTTTCTTTATTAAATGCAGTGATATTATTAGTTGCTGTCGGCATAATTATCGCCGAGAGTATAGACAAATTATTTCACCCGGTTTCCGTCGATGGTTCTGCCATTGCCTGGACAGCCGGAGTAGGGGTGATAATCAACGCGCTCACCGCCTGGCTTTTTATGAAAGACAAAGACAAGGACCTGAATGTGAAAGGGGCTTACTTGCATATGGCAGCGGATGCGTTGGTATCTGTCGGTGTAGTTGTCTCCGGGATTATCATCATGCATACGGGATGGAGTATTATCGACCCGATAATCGGACTCGTGATAGCCGTTATCATTATTATTTCTACCTGGGGACTGCTCCGTGATAGTCTCCGCCTATCATTGGACGGCGTCCCGGTAGGCATTGATGCACAAAAGATTCAGCAATTGATAATGGAGCAACCCGGTGTAGAAAACTGCCATCATTTACATATCTGGGCGTTGAGCACCACAGAAACCGCATTGACTGCCCATATCGTCATTGATAACGTCACACAAATGGAAGAAATAAAACATCACATCAAAGAAGCGCTCGAAGGGGCAGGCATCCATCATGCCACGTTGGAATTTGAAAATGAAGAAGCCACTTGTAAGATGGAATGTTGTGCGGATTGA
- a CDS encoding calycin-like domain-containing protein, which produces MKILNFWMVAIMALSFSTTFVSCSDNDDDTNLAKEIAGIYNGYSVGECNMFSDYLLGNQSTATITANEDGTINLVYKSGSGDFTLNNLKLSSKSFSGSGEVAMSMGGGTGSSYDYTLEGSVNESKVLTLKANVDIPVPMGKMEIVFVQGETPITYNIAATYQYNSSLSISVMGSSYGSTDECKAVIKRASDTTVDITLNGFANLTGGGSGMNLGDFTISGVNVTAEANGTYSLSLGEYESTDSTERAITGESLSGTIAADGTATINTDFRPGSMPMAISAVFTGSNTASAE; this is translated from the coding sequence ATGAAAATCTTAAACTTTTGGATGGTCGCCATCATGGCACTATCATTCTCAACTACATTTGTTTCTTGCAGTGACAACGACGATGATACCAATCTTGCAAAAGAGATTGCCGGCATTTATAATGGATATTCGGTCGGTGAATGTAATATGTTCTCTGATTATTTATTGGGCAATCAATCTACCGCAACAATAACTGCGAACGAAGACGGTACCATCAATTTGGTATATAAATCCGGTTCAGGAGATTTCACCTTGAATAATTTAAAACTTTCTTCCAAATCATTCAGTGGTTCGGGTGAAGTTGCGATGTCAATGGGCGGTGGCACAGGTAGTAGCTATGATTACACACTGGAAGGTAGTGTAAATGAATCCAAGGTATTAACCTTGAAAGCTAATGTAGATATTCCGGTACCTATGGGAAAGATGGAAATCGTGTTCGTGCAGGGAGAAACACCGATAACTTATAATATAGCTGCCACCTATCAGTATAACAGTTCATTATCTATCAGTGTTATGGGTTCATCCTACGGTTCGACCGATGAGTGCAAGGCTGTTATCAAACGTGCATCGGACACAACGGTTGACATTACTCTGAATGGCTTTGCTAATTTAACAGGTGGTGGTAGTGGTATGAATTTAGGTGATTTCACTATCAGCGGGGTAAATGTAACAGCCGAAGCCAACGGAACTTATTCACTTAGCTTGGGAGAATATGAATCTACCGACAGTACTGAAAGGGCTATCACAGGAGAAAGCCTGAGCGGCACAATCGCAGCAGACGGTACAGCTACCATCAACACTGATTTCAGACCGGGCAGTATGCCAATGGCTATTTCCGCAGTCTTTACAGGAAGCAATACAGCAAGTGCAGAATAA
- a CDS encoding HmuY family protein gives MKRSSNAIFKYTIILGAAMSLSACNGLFENIYDAPIETEMEIKENSFSQVKTVEYTEWAYIDLSNRKVTTVPIGEEYESQIPEEWDFAIHRYDIKTNGGAAFQTSYTSIDDFLAARKLPADKDFLEDEWTTDKIAIDMSGMMDGKIVYTESYRNAVLSGWLDVNTSTMPPVYTMSNQVFLIRMKDNTYAAIRFTNYMNARGIKGYIDFDFSYPLDFDDNNNETNN, from the coding sequence ATGAAAAGAAGCAGTAACGCTATTTTCAAATATACAATAATACTGGGAGCGGCTATGTCGCTCTCAGCTTGTAATGGATTATTTGAAAATATTTATGACGCCCCCATCGAAACTGAGATGGAAATCAAGGAAAATAGTTTCTCACAGGTCAAGACCGTTGAATATACAGAATGGGCATACATTGACCTCTCCAACCGCAAGGTAACAACCGTACCAATCGGGGAAGAATACGAAAGCCAAATTCCCGAGGAGTGGGATTTTGCAATTCACCGCTATGATATAAAGACTAATGGTGGCGCTGCCTTCCAGACCAGTTATACGAGTATTGATGACTTTCTTGCAGCAAGAAAACTACCCGCTGATAAAGATTTTCTTGAAGATGAATGGACAACTGACAAAATAGCTATTGACATGTCGGGCATGATGGATGGCAAAATTGTCTATACGGAGTCTTACCGTAATGCAGTTTTATCCGGTTGGCTGGATGTGAACACCTCTACAATGCCACCTGTATACACCATGTCAAATCAGGTCTTTCTGATACGCATGAAAGACAATACATACGCAGCTATACGTTTCACCAACTACATGAATGCCAGAGGTATAAAAGGATATATTGATTTTGATTTCTCATATCCGCTTGATTTCGACGACAACAACAACGAAACCAATAATTAA
- a CDS encoding TonB-dependent receptor, with protein MKPIFIISALFFSFITTCATFAQQSTYHISGRVTDTTGDPLPGATISIKGKGTGAVTTADGSYTLQLPGMGTYLITASYVGYQTQEKRLTVGREKRLSFRLLEDQFDLGTVVVTGTRTPKLLKDAPIITRVITADDIKKVDATNIGQLLQSELPGIEFSYSMDQQVSINMQGFGGNSVLFLVDGERLAGETLNNVDYNRLNLDNVERVEIVKGAASTLYGSSAVGGVINIITRESEDAWNLNLNSRFGEHNDQRYGGTFSFKAGKFNSQTNVQHTVSDSYDVPEGDVTTVFGNRTWNVKERLVYKPSDQLKLTARGGYYFRERDKTGDSKDRYRDFSGGLKVNYDFNIMSNLEVAYTFDQYDKSDYLTSYKYDIRDYSNVQHSVRALYNYTFNDKNILTVGGDYMRDYLLSYQFTDNGSHTMHSADAFGQFDWNPTEHFNVISGVRFDYFSQSSVRHVSPHIGLMYKIANCSLRGSYSQGFRSPTLKEMYMNFDMANAMMIYGNPDLKSETSHNFSLSAEYTKSRYNFTVSGYYNLVNDRIDLTSFRDTDGRWAQLYINTEKVDIAGVDLNASAKYPCGLGVRVSYGYVHEFMRDGQMKFSSTRPHSATARIEYGKSWNNYQFNLSLNGRALSKVETNKYVGNNPDEGTAGVSYPGYTMWNLTLTQGIWKGISLNMAVNNIFNYIPSYYDANSPYTRGTNFSIGLALDVDRFFK; from the coding sequence ATGAAACCTATATTTATTATATCAGCACTGTTTTTTTCCTTTATAACAACTTGTGCCACATTTGCACAACAATCAACTTATCACATCAGCGGACGTGTAACAGATACAACCGGAGACCCACTTCCCGGTGCTACAATTTCCATCAAAGGAAAAGGAACCGGAGCTGTCACGACTGCCGACGGCTCATATACTCTTCAACTACCCGGAATGGGGACATATCTTATCACCGCCTCTTACGTGGGTTATCAAACTCAAGAAAAAAGACTGACCGTAGGACGGGAAAAAAGATTGAGTTTCCGTTTATTGGAAGACCAGTTTGACTTGGGAACCGTAGTAGTGACAGGTACACGTACCCCCAAACTGCTGAAAGACGCTCCTATCATCACCCGCGTAATCACGGCAGATGATATCAAGAAAGTAGACGCAACCAATATAGGCCAACTATTACAGTCCGAACTGCCGGGAATTGAATTCTCCTATTCAATGGACCAGCAGGTTTCTATCAACATGCAGGGATTTGGCGGTAACTCCGTACTTTTCCTCGTAGACGGTGAACGGCTGGCAGGTGAAACCCTAAATAACGTCGACTACAACCGGCTGAATCTCGACAACGTGGAACGGGTGGAAATCGTCAAAGGAGCGGCATCTACCCTGTATGGTTCAAGTGCAGTGGGTGGAGTAATTAATATTATTACCCGTGAGTCCGAAGATGCATGGAACCTTAACTTAAACAGTCGCTTCGGAGAACATAACGACCAGCGATATGGCGGAACTTTCAGCTTCAAAGCCGGAAAGTTCAACAGCCAGACGAATGTACAGCATACAGTATCCGACTCTTACGACGTGCCGGAAGGAGATGTCACGACTGTCTTCGGCAACCGTACATGGAACGTAAAAGAACGTCTTGTGTACAAGCCATCCGACCAACTCAAACTGACGGCTCGCGGTGGATATTATTTCCGCGAACGGGATAAGACAGGCGACAGCAAAGACCGCTATCGTGATTTCAGCGGTGGACTGAAAGTGAACTATGATTTCAATATCATGAGTAACCTGGAAGTGGCCTACACATTCGACCAATACGATAAAAGCGATTATCTTACTTCATACAAATATGACATACGTGATTATAGCAACGTGCAGCATAGCGTACGTGCACTTTACAATTACACGTTCAATGACAAGAATATCCTAACCGTAGGCGGAGACTATATGCGCGACTATCTGCTGTCGTATCAATTCACAGATAATGGAAGCCATACGATGCACTCGGCAGATGCATTCGGTCAATTCGACTGGAACCCGACTGAACATTTCAACGTGATTAGCGGTGTACGCTTTGACTACTTCTCACAATCCAGTGTGCGCCATGTCTCACCGCATATCGGATTAATGTATAAAATAGCCAATTGCTCGCTCCGCGGTTCATACTCACAAGGTTTCCGCTCTCCCACCCTCAAAGAAATGTACATGAATTTTGATATGGCGAATGCTATGATGATTTATGGCAATCCCGACCTGAAATCGGAAACGAGCCATAACTTCTCGCTTTCCGCCGAATATACCAAAAGCCGTTACAACTTCACCGTATCAGGATACTACAATCTGGTCAATGACCGGATTGACCTGACTTCTTTTCGTGATACGGACGGAAGATGGGCACAACTATATATCAATACGGAAAAAGTGGACATCGCCGGTGTAGACCTCAACGCTTCTGCCAAATATCCTTGCGGATTGGGAGTGCGTGTTTCTTACGGATACGTCCATGAGTTCATGCGCGATGGTCAGATGAAGTTTTCCAGTACCCGCCCACATTCTGCGACGGCACGTATCGAATATGGCAAATCGTGGAATAACTACCAATTCAACCTCTCGCTGAACGGTCGTGCCTTATCCAAAGTAGAAACAAATAAATATGTCGGAAACAACCCGGATGAAGGAACTGCCGGAGTAAGCTATCCCGGCTACACAATGTGGAACTTAACTTTGACACAAGGTATCTGGAAAGGAATCAGCCTAAATATGGCTGTCAACAATATATTCAATTATATTCCCAGCTATTATGATGCCAATTCTCCCTATACCCGGGGAACTAATTTTTCTATCGGACTGGCATTAGATGTGGACAGGTTCTTCAAATAA